In Roseiconus lacunae, the DNA window CAGTTGACGCACTTTGCCCCTTCGCTGCCGGGCGCATGGTGATGGTGTGAAACGACGTCGTATTTACCGGCAGGGTGTTGGTGGCACGACGTGCAGGTTTGGTTGCCCGGGTGCTTTAGCTTGAGCGAATGGGGGTCGTGACAGTCGGTACAGCGAATGTCCTTGTGGTACATCTTGCTTTGGATAAACGATCCGTACACGTAGTCCTCGTCTTTGATTTGACCGTCGCCGTGATACGTCATTTCACCCAGCGTTTCCAAGCGGTAGTGATCGCAAAAGTTCGGGCCACCGGTTCCCCGATCATCCATCACGGCCCGGCGGCTATGGCAGGGCGCGCAGGTTTGCAGTTGTGGTTCAGGGTCATCGCCTTTGAGTTGGTTGACCAATCCGTAGCCGTAGCGGCGGTCCCAAAACAGTGACTTTTCGTTGGCGAGTTCGACGTGCAATGAAGCCGGGCCGTGGCATGCCTCGCAACTAACGTCGATCTCTGAGAACGTTGTGTGGTAAGTGACCGTGTCCGAATTGAAGTTGTGCTTCAAGTTCGTCGAGTGGCAATCGGCACACATCGTCTGCCAACGCTGTGCGATCCCGGTCCAGTGCAGGGGATCGTCGGCCGAGAGTTTTTCGGTCACGTCCGGTGGACGTAAGTAGAACCAACGATTGTCCCGACTATCCCAGGAAATTCGCAGTACTTGCAATCGGGCGACTTCGCAGGCCTCCGATGATTCATGACGATCAAACTCGACCATGTACTGCTGCAGCGGATAGACGCCGAAAACGTATTTGACTTCGAAGTCTTGCATTTCACCGTCTTCGCCTTCGGTGTGAACCATGAACCGGTCACCGTCTCGGAATAGACGATTGTGAAGTCCGTCATGCTCAAACGTCACATCGTTGAAATCGCCAAGGACGGTTTCATCGGTCGCCACATCCATGGCTTTGTCATGGTCGGATCCGTGAAATGCCTCGGTCTGTTCCTGGTGGCATTGGGCACAGGAATCGCGGCCGATAAACGACGGCGTAATTCCCTCGGGGCGGGCCGTCCAGTAGTCGGCGAACACCCCTCCGGCGGCGACCAGGACGATGGCGATCGCGACCATTGCCCAACGAGGAAAACGCCGATACTGACGACGCCGGGGCGAAACATTTCCCGCTACAGACTGGTCCGCTGCGGTCGCGGCGGACCCATCCGGCTCGCTTTGAATCGAATGGGACGCATCGTCCACGGAAGAGTCGCCAGTACTCGCTCGAGAATCCTCGGGCCGGACGGGCGTTTGTTTTTTCGAAGCCGACTTCGCGGACGGACGTTGCTTCTTGGGACGACGTGCTGACAATGAATCGGGGCGACGATCGTCGCGGCGGTGGGAGAAAGACGGAAGGAGAGATGTTACTGATCGGACGCCGGTCGCGAAGTAGGTGACACAACGCCATTGTTGTCATGTGGCATCGCCGAGTTTCGACCGCCGGCATCTTCGTTGGCGAAACCGTGATGGCCTACGCCGAAATCACCGAGCAGGCGAGCCGCTTCGATACGCATCTGTCGGATCAGGTTTCGGCGATGATCATCCTCGGGCGACACTTTGGCAAGTAACCGAGCGGCTTTGAGCAAATTTTCTGCGGCGTGGGCTTTTTGGTCCAGTTGACTGGCCCGGCGGAGCGTTTGCCGCTCTGAAACCGACTCGGTGGTAACGGAGGAATCATTAAGTAGGCGATCGGGACGGCGTGACAATTCGTCCAATAGGGATCCGGTCAGGACACTTTGTCGACCGCGGATCACATCAATCACGTCACCGACCATCGGATTGCCGATCGGGCCGACCGAATACGGAGATTCCAGTTCTTTGCGAATGGCGTCTTCGATCGCAGGGCTATCAGAGATCTCGGGCATTGGCGGTTCGACCCCTTTGGGCATTGTAATCACCTTGCCGTTCGGTGTCGGAACCGGTGCGGCAGGTCGCCTCGTCGCTGATGGGGCCTGCCCTCGTGAGTCTCGATTTTCCGTCTTGTCGGCATTTGCGTGCCGCTGTTTCGCTGCCGCGGGCGGACGT includes these proteins:
- a CDS encoding cytochrome c3 family protein, with protein sequence MDDASHSIQSEPDGSAATAADQSVAGNVSPRRRQYRRFPRWAMVAIAIVLVAAGGVFADYWTARPEGITPSFIGRDSCAQCHQEQTEAFHGSDHDKAMDVATDETVLGDFNDVTFEHDGLHNRLFRDGDRFMVHTEGEDGEMQDFEVKYVFGVYPLQQYMVEFDRHESSEACEVARLQVLRISWDSRDNRWFYLRPPDVTEKLSADDPLHWTGIAQRWQTMCADCHSTNLKHNFNSDTVTYHTTFSEIDVSCEACHGPASLHVELANEKSLFWDRRYGYGLVNQLKGDDPEPQLQTCAPCHSRRAVMDDRGTGGPNFCDHYRLETLGEMTYHGDGQIKDEDYVYGSFIQSKMYHKDIRCTDCHDPHSLKLKHPGNQTCTSCHQHPAGKYDVVSHHHHAPGSEGAKCVNCHMPETTYMDVDPRRDHSIRIPRPDLSVRLGTPNACSRCHVNDRLDEIAPEHRDEFAAKEYAQWLSAAEADAEQTIGKNEQSLQDLISQTDQWCDQACEQWYGDNRKQEEHFAEALVPLRRGDRDGIRRAIEFLSYTDHRAPAIAKATLIEELARQGVRGLPNVVNSILDDPSAHPLVRSSAASVLPSTGSSQTRKQLVKLLDDPTRLVRSTAAQALVHSPVLPQLSREERSKLEVALEEVHQELMVSADRSGAHLGWGIICERLGRIPEAVKAYQTAIRVEPRTTGPHANLASLYERIAGSVPPEEGERYQQAATKLRDQNLELLARDAKLAPEIAPVQFQYGLALYLDGQLDAALAQLQLASELAPENAQFKVVYEELKAKLQAERQ